One genomic region from Cryptococcus deuterogattii R265 chromosome 7, complete sequence encodes:
- a CDS encoding CAMK protein kinase has translation MLHASNRPTPPSQAPSQQPSTSGIDSAASSPKQSPASLFIQRLHASRATGYETASNSSRGAESSAQGAIGAADLGGMAGLRGRGGVSFGEAGSSLSPQPSHGQLNINTSVGNAPPAASRHPLFSHHAAPARPSSLSPAHSISPSFLSDPGPSGPPSPSISDLSSSAFSPASAFLSHFSSSSSATQLAPDAEGARVKDYTLGKLVGRGGFSTVRKATLRSSGKVLACKIVKRDDLSDKTGSVEKFEEEIKTWQNLPPHPSLLPLLDMHRTPSATFLFTPYLPGGSLLDVLNREGGSDKTARKWFPGVVAAVSAMHEGFPGFPGGLLHGDLKLDNFLVDHQGKVMVCDFYMAQMVGRQEDRPVTIPPPLTAGVNRHSTLPSNFSRGSSRMPSPYRSHNSHTPHRLLNEHHLHENSHAPSPSHNQSFPSASLPYAPPELLRAPPLRPSLAQDIWAIGVVLHALLTGRLPFFDPFDPRLQMKILRGTWDEPPNLGKEWLECLKGCLDGDRERRWTIVRVRGSDAVLGWKEVQSRSKSRSRSRVRIGRSIGMGDGFMDPTRRDGASQPMPIMSSSSRNPRGKKSASVSRSRDRGHSFHGGVFPEEHTRTPFDHPHHHHTLHPQDPPPPPRSRSASASRSRSSGHLPIFTFDAPELSRNLEQVDLNRGRSTHRGIPPGAIWTPSVPASNSSSSSLSYARPQGATPSNQGTPFTIQPADASYSTAASRSRSQSANKGGGMLPQSAPIQPSGFKGAMGMGLTESGLGTGGAYGRPAGPAAGVGVVMPIPVMTPNVKSRSRSRRSQASTSPSVSRSRSQARDSPSLSLGGGSGGHMGWGETLHTSWAEASPAVTPGLGSTPLTHARWNSPQFERYEYGQELGAVHEEDRGRDRGVRSREASMNREQRDQSRGRKGRPAYLAGESFGRR, from the coding sequence ATGCTGCATGCGTCAAACCGTCCAACACCCCCCTCCCAAGCACCATCACAACAGCCAAGTACTTCTGGTATTGACAGTGCAGCGAGTTCTCCAAAACAGTCTCCTGCATCTCTTTTTATCCAGCGGCTACATGCGTCAAGAGCTACAGGCTATGAAACTGCCTCAAATTCATCACGAGGAGCCGAGAGCAGTGCACAAGGAGCGATAGGCGCAGCAGACCTGGGCGGGATGGCAGGTCtaagaggacgaggaggggTCAGTTTTGGTGAAGCGGGGTCCAGCTTGTCACCACAGCCCAGTCATGGCCAGCTCAATATAAACACCTCAGTGGGGAATGCACCTCCTGCAGCTTCTCGCCACCCTTTGTTCTCCCACCATGCTGCACCAGCACGCCCATCGTCACTCTCTCCAGCGCATTCCATATCGccatccttcctttctgacCCAGGTCCATCCGGGCCGCCATCTCCGAGCATATCGGATCTCTCCTCCAGCGCCTTTTCCCCTGCAAGCGCATTCCTCTCTCATTTCAGCTCATCGAGCTCAGCAACACAACTGGCGCCTGATGCGGAGGGCGCAAGAGTCAAAGATTACACCTTGGGCAAGCTggttgggagaggaggttTTTCAACGGTCAGAAAAGCGACTCTGCGCTCCAGCGGAAAGGTCCTTGCATGTAAGATTGTCAAGAGAGATGACTTGTCAGACAAGACGGGGTCGGTGGAAaagtttgaggaggaaatcaAGACATGGCAGAACTTGCCCCCACACCCTTCgctccttccactcctcGACATGCACAGGACGCCAAGCGCGACGTTTTTGTTCACTCCGTATCTTCCAGGCGGGTCATTGTTGGACGTGCTCAACCGAGAAGGCGGATCAGACAAGACTGCGCGGAAATGGTTCCCTGGTGTGGTTGCAGCTGTATCCGCCATGCATGAGGGCTTCCCCGGCTTTCCAGGCGGATTATTGCATGGTGATCTGAAGTTGGACAACTTTTTGGTGGATCATCAAGGTAAAGTCATGGTCTGCGACTTTTACATGGCGCAAATGGTGGGCAGGCAGGAAGATAGACCAGTAACAATCCCGCCGCCGCTTACGGCAGGGGTGAACAGACACTCGACTTTGCCTAGCAATTTCTCAAGAGGATCGTCAAGGATGCCTTCTCCCTATCGCAGCCACAATTCTCACACACCACACCGCCTTCTCAACGAACACCATTTGCACGAGAACAGTCACGCTCCTAGCCCCTCGCATAATCAatctttcccttctgccTCCTTGCCATACGCACCACCCGAGCTGTTACGTGCACCTCCTCTGAGGCCTTCCCTGGCTCAAGATATATGGGCGATAGGCGTCGTCCTGCATGCTCTTTTGACAGGAAGACTCCCGTTTTTCGATCCATTTGACCCAAGGCTTCAAATGAAGATCCTGCGTGGGACATGGGATGAACCGCCCAACTTGGGTAAAGAATGGCTCGAGTGTCTGAAAGGATGTCTGGACGGAGacagggagagaagatggacgATAGTAAGGGTGAGGGGAAGTGATGCGGTGTTGGGTTGGAAGGAAGTGCAGAGTAGGAGCAAGTCGAGGAGTCGGTCAAGAGTTaggattggaagaagcataGGCATGGGTGATGGGTTTATGGATCCAACGCGGAGAGACGGGGCCAGTCAGCCGATGCCCATCATGTCGTCTTCATCGCGTAATCCAAGGGGGAAAAAGAGCGCCAGTGTATCCAGATCAAGAGACAGAGGACACAGTTTCCACGGTGGTGTATTCCCAGAAGAACATACCCGAACACCATTcgatcatcctcatcatcatcatactCTACATCCCCAAGACCCGCCGCCGCCCCCACGCTCTCGATCAGCCAGTGCATCGCGCTCGAGATCATCCGGTCACCTTCCAATATTCACCTTTGATGCGCCCGAATTATCTAGAAACCTCGAACAAGTTGACCTCAACCGCGGCCGGTCTACTCACCGTGGCATCCCCCCCGGCGCCATTTGGACTCCATCTGTTCCCGCTAGCAACTccagctcatcatctttatcATACGCTCGTCCCCAGGGAGCTACGCCGTCTAATCAGGGCACGCCTTTCACTATTCAACCAGCTGATGCGTCGTACTCCACAGCTGCATCTCGCTCAAGATCGCAGAGTGCAAACAAGGGTGGAGGGATGTTACCCCAATCGGCACCAATCCAGCCTTCAGGATTCAAAGGCGCGATGGGGATGGGTCTCACGGAGAGTGGCTTAGGGACGGGGGGAGCGTACGGTCGACCGGCAGGACCAGCGGCCGGGGTGGGGGTGGTCATGCCGATACCTGTGATGACGCCCAATGTCAAATCACGTTCCAGATCAAGACGCTCTCAAGCTAGTACATCACCCTCCGTTTCTCGGTCTCGTAGCCAAGCGCGCGATTcgccctctctttctctcggCGGGGGGAGCGGTGGTCATATGGGATGGGGCGAAACACTTCATACTTCATGGGCTGAAGCCAGTCCGGCAGTCACACCTGGTTTGGGGAGTACACCTCTCACCCACGCGAGGTGGAATAGTCCTCAGTTTGAGAGGTATGAGTACGGTCAAGAGCTTGGTGCAGTGCATGAGGAAGATAGAGGGAGAGATAGGGGAGTGAGGAGCAGGGAGGCGAGTATGAATAGAGAACAAAGGGATCAGAgtaggggaaggaaggggaggcCTGCATATCTGGCTGGTGAGAGTTTCGGCAGGAGATGA